The Gymnogyps californianus isolate 813 chromosome 5, ASM1813914v2, whole genome shotgun sequence genome contains a region encoding:
- the NUP160 gene encoding nuclear pore complex protein Nup160 has translation FVQPLPEEEVTVRHDQDPRETYLEYLFMPGRFTNAAIQKALQIFSQGTERHMDLTWDELKKEVTLAVESEFQGSVTEYECSLEEFWQLQVEFWSKFYACCLQYQEALSRPLALHLNPYTNMVCLLKKGSLSFLVPCSLVDHLYLLSNEHLLTEDDAAIFDDLEMSRDVVCLVQCLRLIGESISMEMAFIMEMACSRLQPPEKAAEQILEDLIANDTENVMEDIHSKLQEIRNPIHAIGVLIREMDYETDADMERAHHLNMRMNLTQLYGSGTAVNVVCWGVCKIATIRFLICRDLLILQQLLLRLGDPMVLGGGQLFQSQQDLLHRTSPLLLSYYLIRWASQCLASDVPVDTLESNLQHLSVLELADTTTLTPYKLVSGPQTIVELFFQEVARKHIISRLFLQPNTSLAETSLNWPHLITAIVADFLPLLWPSNPGFLFPECLMGSCQYTQLQEYIRLLQPWCHVNMGSCCFMMGRCYLVMGEGHKALDCFCQAASEVGREEFLDRLIQPEEGEMVSTPRLQYYNKVLRLLDMVGLPELVIQLATLAIMESADDWRSQATLRTCIFKHHLDLGHNSEAYVALTQNPDPSRQLDCLRQLVVVLCERSQLQDLVEFPYVNLHNEVVGIIESHARAVDLMTHNYYELLYAFHIYRHNYRKAGTVMFEYGMRLGREVRTLRGLQKQGNCFLAAINCLRLIRPEYAWIVQPASGAVYERPGASPKRSHDGECTAVPTTRQIEILELEDLEKECVLARIRLTLVQHDLSTAAVAGNSTPEETVALLVRAGLFDTAITLCQTFKLPLTPIFEGLTFKCIKLQLGGEAAQAEAWDWLAANQLSALVTTKESSATDEAWRLLSSYLERYPSQNSLYHRCVINKLLAHGIPLPNWLINSYKKVDAAELLRLYLNYDLLEEAVDLVLEYVDAVLGKGHRYFGIEFPLSATAPMVWLPYTAIDQLLQALRESTTNHYNVVLYEKLHDKMEDYQQKVSVATRDRLYRRN, from the exons TTTGTGCAGCCACTGCCTGAAGAGGAAGTGACGGTTCGACACGATCAGGACCCCAGG GAAACCTACCTGGAGTATCTCTTCATGCCTGGCCGGTTCACAAATGCAGCTATCCAGAAGGCTTTACAG atcTTTTCTCAAGGAACTGAGAGACACATGGATCTGACGTGGGatgagttaaaaaaagaggTTACCTTAGCCGTGGAAAGCGAG TTCCAGGGCAGCGTGACAGAATACGAGTGCTCGCTGGAGGAGTTTTGGCAGCTGCAGGTGGAGTTCTGGTCCAAGTTCTATGCCTGCTGCCTTCAGTACCAAGAAGCGCTCTCACGGCCCCTGGCCCTGCACTTGAATCCCTACACCAACATGGTGTGCCTGCTGAAGAAG GGCTCCCTGTCTTTCCTCGTGCCCTGCTCCTTGGTGGACCATCTCTATCTCCTCTCTAACGAGCACCTCCTGACTGAGGACGACGCTGCCATCTTTGATG ATTTGGAGATGTCTCGTGATGTTGTCTGTCTTGTCCAGTGCCTTCGACTGATCGGAGAATCAATTTCCATGGAAATGGCATTCATAATGGAAATGGCTTGCTCCCGCCTCCAGCCTCCAGAAAAGGCTGCAGAGCAGATCCTGGAGGACTTGATAGCTAATGACAC GGAAAATGTGATGGAAGATATACACAGCAAACTGCAGGAGATCAGAAACCCCATCCATGCCATCGGAGTGCTCATCCGAGAAATGGACTACGAGACGGATGCTGACATGGAAAGAG CTCATCATCTAAATATGCGCATGAACCTCACCCAGCTGTATGGTAGCGGTACCGCTGTCAACGTGGTTTGCTGGGGGGTATGTAAGATTGCCACGATCCGTTTCCTGATCTGTCGGGACCTGTTGATCCTCCAACAGCTGTTGCTGCGGCTTGGAGATCCT ATGGTTTTGGGAGGGGGACAGCTGTTCCAGTCTCAGCAGGACCTGCTGCACCGCACCTCTCCCCTGCTGCTGTCCTACTACCTGATCAGGTGGGCGAGCCAGTGCCTGGCGTCGGACGTCCCTGTCGACACGCT ggAGTCTAATCTGCAGCATCTATCTGTGTTGGAGTTAGCGGACACCACTACTCTAACGCCCTATAAACTAG TATCCGGCCCTCAAACAATTGTGGAGCTGTTCTTTCAGGAAGTGGCCAGAAAGCACATCATATCTCGACTCTTCTTGCAACCCAACACCTCTTTGGCTGAAACAAGTTTGAACTGGCCCCATCTCATTACCGCAATAGTGGCTGACTTTCTGCCGCTCCT ATGGCCCAGCAATCCCGGCTTCCTCTTCCCCGAGTGCCTGATGGGGAGCTGTCAGTACACCCAGCTGCAG GAATACATTCGCCTGCTGCAGCCGTGGTGCCACGTGAACATGGGCTCCTGCTGCTTCATGATGGGCAGGTGCTACCTCGTCATGGGTGAGGGGCACAAG GCTTTGGACTGTTTCTGCCAAGCTGCGTCAGAGGTGGGAAGAGAAGAGTTCTTGGACAGGCTGATCCAACCTGAGGAGGGTGAGATGGTCTCCACTCCCCGCCTGCAGTACTACAACAAG GTTCTGCGCTTGTTGGACATGGTGGGTTTACCAGAGCTGGTCATCCAGCTGGCTACCCTGGCTATCATGGAATCGGCGGATGACTGGAGAAGCCAG GCTACTTTGAGGACTTGCATCTTCAAACATCACTTGGATTTAGGACACAACAGTGAAGCATATGTAGCCTTAACGCAAAACCCAGATCCCAGCAG GCAGCTGGACTGTCTGCGCCAGCTAGTGGTGGTTCTCTGTGAGCGCTCCCAGCTCCAGGACCTGGTGGAGTTCCCCTATGTGAACCTCCATAACGAG GTCGTGGGGATCATCGAATCTCATGCTCGGGCGGTGGATCTGATGACCCACAATTACTACGAGCTGCTCTACGCTTTCCACATTTACCGCCACAACTACCGCAAGG CTGGAACAGTGATGTTTGAATACGGCATGCGCCTGGGCAGGGAGGTGCGGACGCTCCGAGGGCTCCAGAAACAGGGAAACTGTTTCCTCGCTGCTATTAACTGCTTACGGTTGATCCGCCCAGAGTACGCCTGGATAGTGCAGCCAGCTTCTGGAGCTGTG TACGAACGCCCTGGAGCATCCCCGAAGAGAAGCCACGACGGGGAGTGCACGGCTGTTCCAA CAACTCGCCAAATCGAGATCCTGGAGCTGGAGGATTTGGAGAAGGAATGCGTGTTGGCCCGGATCCGGTTGACTCTGGTGCAGCATGACCTGTCAACAGCGGCTGTGGCAG gcaACTCTACGCCTGAAGAAACGGTTGCTCTCCTGGTCCGGGCCGGCCTTTTTGACACCGCCATCACTCTGTGCCAAACGTTCAAGCTGCCCTTGACGCCCATCTTTGAGGGACTCACTTTCAA GTGCATcaagctgcagctgggaggggaggcagcGCAGGCAGAGGCCTGGGACTGGCTAGCAGCAAACCAGCTCTCCGCCCTGGTTACCACCAAGGAGTCCAG CGCCACAGATGAAGCCTGGCGGCTGCTGTCGTCCTATTTGGAGCGTTACCCGTCCCAGAACAGCCTGTACCATCGCTGCGTCATCAACAAGCTCTTGGCGCATGGGATACCTCTGCCCAACTGGCTCATTAACAGCTACAAG AAAGTGGACGCTGCCGAGCTGCTGCGTCTCTATCTGAATTATGATCTGCTGGAAGAAGCTGTGGATTTGGTCCTGGAGTATGTAGACGCTGTGCTGGGCAAAGGGCACCGGTATTTTGGAATCGAG ttCCCGCTGTCCGCCACGGCCCCCATGGTGTGGCTGCCCTACACCGCCATCGACCAGCTGCTCCAGGCGCTGCGGGAGAGCACCACCAACCATTACAACGTTGTG CTCTATGAGAAGCTGCATGACAAGATGGAGGACTACCAGCAGAAAGTCAGCGTGGCTACGCGGGATCGCCTGTACCGTCGCAACTAG